In Dendropsophus ebraccatus isolate aDenEbr1 chromosome 13, aDenEbr1.pat, whole genome shotgun sequence, the sequence GCAGAGCGGTGCCGTCCTGGAGCTATACCGCCCTCGTCACAGGTGCGCCACCTAGTGGTCACAAGTGGTTATAGCGCTATAGAGGAAGACTCCCCCCGTCACTATAGAGTCCCTTTATAGTATATAGACCATTCCCCTAGTCCTGCATCTCATCATATGCCTTCTAGTAAATTAAATGCTATTTCTTTTAGCCTAGATCAGAGGCCACCAAcacctactacaactcccatcatgcactgacaccATTTGCACCAGCTGTCTGTCACACGCCATACATCTGGTGGTGGTCATACCCGGTATTACATGTTGAAGCAGCTCAGTCTAATGCACCTGAGTTGGAttcagctgcaataccagtcaCAGCCACTTACAATAGTATGGCGCTGCGCTTTGCTCCCCACATACATCaatgtgtgctctgtgtgctggggGAAGCTGATAACATTATGGAGCAGTGCATTGTGAGCCGTAACCCAGGGATCTGTGTGATCTACAGATGAGGGGTCGCTCCTGCTCTCCGGATGCATCGCTGGGAGTCCGCAGCAGTTTGTCCGTTTCCCGGCTCTGGGATGTCGCGATGTTCTGCCGTCAGAGAAATATCTTATTGTCCTAATGAAAGATGGTGCAGAATGCTGGGACGTCGCCGGCCTGGACTGTGAGGGGGCGCTGCCACAACCCATGTGGAAGAAGCAGCTGGCTGAAGGACACCATGCTGGTACACACAGGACCATGTACAGTGTAGTTATTGTCCTcgtatatatatcttatatatttgTGTGTTGTAGGGTTCCCCCTGGTGGCTGAAGGCTATGTGTTACCGCAGCCCCCCTTCTTCAGGGAGCTGCCCCCCACTCTGCAGGCTCAGAAGATGGCGCTGGGGACAGAGCACGCTGTGATGCTGACATATGCTGGGGCACTGCTGACTTGGGGATCAGGAAGGTACGGACCGGGGACGTCGCCTATCACAGATAACGGCCAGGGAGGAGGAAGCTTTATGGGTTTCTTACATGGAGTCTCTGATTGTCAGACACGGGCAGCTGGGACACGGAGATGTGGAAGACGCAGCAGAACCGCGGATAGTGGAAGCTCTGCATGGTGTGGCTATGAGGGAGGTGGCAGCCGGAGGATGGCACAGCGGAGCTGTCAGTGGTAAGCCGCACCTGGGAAACAGGACTAAACCAATCCCAGACAGAGTCAGCTGTAATACAGAGCCAGCAGCCGCCATGTATAGAGTGCACTCTCCATATAGCACATAGATCTacaagcagggccggcgtcagcaaaGGGCTTATCCGGGCacgtgccggggcccacagcgcctctaggggcccagacaGGGAGAAGGGCCCAGTAATGTAATATTCAGCCTGCTTGTTGTACAGCAATGTGGGCACTGAACATCAGAGGACAGAGAAGAAGCCGAACCTGTCAGCCtcatgtacagagagagggaagaaggacctgatcacatgaccctcagGTCCTCAATATTACCATgtggagctgtaagtgctgcatgtgtgtgtgtcagtcagtaatatgtgtgtcattcagtaagtaatgtgtggtgtgtgtcagtgtctgtcagtaatgtgtgtgcgtCATTCACTaatatgtggtgtgtgtgtgtcagtgtctgtcagtaatGCGTGGTATTTGTGTCAGTGTCGGTCAGTAATGTGTGGTATTTGTGTCAGTGTCTGTCAATAATATGTGGTATGTGTGTTGGTCTGTCAGTAatttgtgtgtgtcagtgtcagtaatgtgtggtatgtgtgtttgtgtgtcagtgtgtcagtaatgtgtgtgtgtcagtcagtaatgtgtggtatgtctgtgtgtctgtcagtaatttgtgtgtctgtctgtcagtaatgtgtggtatgtgtgtgtgtgtgtgtgtgtgtgtcagtaatttgtgtgtcagtgtgtcagtactgtgtctgtctgtcagtaatgtgtggtatgtgtgtgtgtgtcagtaatttgtgtgtcagtgtctcagtaatgtttgtgtgtgtgtgtcagtgactgtatcagtcagtagtgtgtgtgtttgtgtatgttagtggtgtctcaagtgattgtgcttagtggatggatgaggggccagcaaaatcctggagccggccctgtctaCAAGCATACATTATCTTTCTGTGCTTTGGGGGGCGCTAGCTGCCATGTGGTCCTTTACCGCCGCATCCGGTGGCCCCTTACTctctatatatagatagataaataacttTCTTATTTCAGTGATTTTAATGACTAACAGGCTTCCATCCTCTCCTCACCTAGAGAGCGGAGACCTGTACTGCTGGGGGTGGAATGAGTCCGGACAGCTGGGACTTCCCTCCAAGTCTGTACAACAAGAAGGTGAGGTGACATGTGATGTCCGCCCCGCGCTCACCTCTGACCGCCGCACCTCGTGCACCTCTGACTTCTCCATGTTTGCAGGAGTTTCCGCTGAAGCACGATCCACCGGATGTGATGATGGAGACAGCGACTACATCGCCATTCAGGCTTTCCCGGCTTTGATTGATTTACCGCAAGAAAAGGAAGCAGCTATAGTCAGCTGTGGATCCCGCCATACTGCCGCTGTGACCCGTAAGAGCCGCTCCGTGTAGATAGGGGTGTGAGGCTGCAgacagtgtatacatgtattatacaTGTTCCGGGGTCTGATAAGACCATAAACCTTGTCCTGTTTTGTCTGACAGGTTGCGGTGAGCTGTACACCTGGGGATGGGGTAAGGATATATctcatttattatatatatatatatatatatatatatatatatatatatatatatacaccatgtgcCATGTTAACCTACCCTAAGGGGACCTGTCATTGGGTTTACTCACCCGATTGGCGTGCAGACGGTGCTGCTGCCCGAAGTTCCTGGAAGGATTTGATCACACGGGGTTGGTTCCATGCATGAAGCCTATTTAATAAGATATAGGAACCAATTCTCCAGCTgcacttctatcaaaaaaatctcaagacttccagtacttatcagctgatgtatgtcctgcaggaagtggtgtatactttccagtctggagagcaggagaggttttctatggggatttgctgctgctctggacagttcctgacatggacagaggtggcagcagagagcactgtcagactgtagagaattcaccacttcctgcaggacatacagcagctgataagtacgagaagtgttgagaatttttaatagaagtaaattacaaatctctggcactttctggcaccagttgatttgaaagaaaaaaaaatggtttaatGGGGAGGAGACATAAGGATTGAAGCACAGAAAAGGTGAATGTTGTACATGAAGCAGCGGTGTCTGACACTGTAAATAGAAGGATGTGAGGCGGTGATGTATATAGAGGGATATGAGGTATATGGGGGGGCCATGTGAGatgctgtgggggagggggtcatatCATTGTGTAATATCgctatctccttgtcttctctagGGAAGTACGGTCAGCTCGGCCATGGTGACTCCAGGACTCTGGATCAGCCAAAGCGGGTGGAATTTTTCCCCCAGAATAACTTGTGTGTGAAGGATGTGACGTGTGGACACTGGAATACATACATCATGTGTGTCCCGGGAGATCAATAAATTATTTCCTATATTTCTGTGTTGAACAACTCTGAGGTATACACAAGATATAAGGAGGTGTAGGGTTGCAGTATGGCGGAGATGTGAGCCACTCATTCACTGACACCACATTATAGGTGCACAGGTCTAATGTAATATATTCATCTTATGGGCTTCATTATTCATGTTTTTACAGTCCAGTCCCAGTCCAGTAACTGAGAactctatagtagtgtactgtataactctcccggcatcagtaaccccttctctcccacatgtcatctatggtagtgtactgtataactctcccggcatcagtaaccccttctctcccacatgtcatctatagtagtgtactgtatacatctccaggcatcagtaaccccttctctcccacgtcacctatagtagtgtactgtataactctcccggcatcagtaaccccttctctcccacatgtcatctatagtagtgtactgtataactctccAGACATCAGTATCCCCTTCtctcccacatgtcatctatagtagtgtactgtataactctcccagcatcagtaaccccttctctcccccacatgtcacctatagtaatgtactgtataactctcccggcatcagtaaccccttctcccccacgtCATCTatggtaatgtactgtataactctcccggcatcagtaaccccttctctcccacatgtcatctatagtagtgtactgtataactccccatacatcagtaaccccttctcccccacatgtcatctatagtagtgtactgtataactctccaggcatcagtaaccccttctccccacatgtcatctaaagtagtgtactgtataactccccattagtgatgagctagtactaaaatgctcattactcgaaacgaatatctcccgatactcgagtgctcgttacgagtaacaaaccccattgaagtcaatgggagactcgagcatttttgcaggggactcaggttcggtagagggaaggtcgtgtgaaaacctgtcaacctcagaaattgatggaaacacaacggaaatggacaggaaacagcaggggcagcatgtatgcatgcctctgaggctgcctaatggtacCATTATGCcttattctgtgcaacagcctggttaaaacagagataggcatatggaccacccaaaaactcagcctgacacagcatggcagtgagaacacagggaaccattaaaacagaggtagcatatcatgaaccacccaaaaattcagcctaacacagcatggcggtgaggaccgagtgaacaaggtagaagcggtagccagtcagcctccccaaaattataccagacctagcatggcagtgagcacacagagaaccattaaaagtgagtgagaaagaaagtgagcctcccaaaaattaggccagacacagcatggcattcagcacacagagaaccattacaagtgagtgaggaagctagtgaggctccccaaaactaggccagaaactgcagggccttgaacacacagagaaccattacaagtgagtgaagaatcaagtgagcccacccaaaaattggagtgagtccaggggctgggatatgtagtggacatgaacgcGGGTGGTGACAGCttactggctaggcctgctgtcagtcaccactcaccatcaagagtagacttgatgcctctcgaccgggggtggtgaggccacggctagacaaaaaaataaaatagaacagcTGGCCGaatggcgggggcgcgatcggcgggccacGGCAACCattcccgctcctccgcagacgtagtgtgacgggTGGTGACAGCttactggctaggcctgctgtcagtcaccactcaccatcaagagtagacttgatgcctctcgactgggggtggtgaggccacggctagacaaaaaaataaaataaaacagctggccgaTTGGCgtggcgcgatcggcgggccccggcAACCattcccgctcctccgcagacgtagtgtgacgtcagagcatggcagtgaggacacagagaaccattagaagtgagtgaggaagcaattgagcctcccaatagttaggccagaccctgcatggcggaagaagacttggcagttggctgagaattggaggaggagaggagataccaagaatcttcatgttcagctgctttccccgggtggacagttggattcaggtgaaatccaggctttgttcatttttataaacgtcagcctgtcagcggacaggcgggtgcgcttatcagtgattatggcaccagctgcactgaagacccgctctgacaacacgctagcaggccagcacctccaaggcgtaaagcaccagttggggccacgtatccagctttgaaacccagtagttgtaggtagcagagtgatcgtgaaggacggtggtatggtcagctaGGTACTctctcaccatcttcctgaaggcttctcccctactctgtctagactggggacggttgacatagtcttgctggggtgccatgaaactgtcaaaggccttggagagtgttcccctgccccttgacaagctgcctactccaccactcctctcccccgctcctctggcccacagaactacgtcctctggcgctggTGTCAGATggaaagtacattttcagcttctgcaccagggcctgttgatattgattcactctcagctgggttcacactaggtatatttcagtcagtattgtggt encodes:
- the RCCD1 gene encoding RCC1 domain-containing protein 1 isoform X2, producing the protein MLWFGFGFSGFGQLGAGAEITRNLPQPVQSRAADTEERRVRRAVPSWSYTALVTDEGSLLLSGCIAGSPQQFVRFPALGCRDVLPSEKYLIVLMKDGAECWDVAGLDCEGALPQPMWKKQLAEGHHAGFPLVAEGYVLPQPPFFRELPPTLQAQKMALGTEHAVMLTYAGALLTWGSGRHGQLGHGDVEDAAEPRIVEALHGVAMREVAAGGWHSGAVSESGDLYCWGWNESGQLGLPSKSVQQEGVSAEARSTGCDDGDSDYIAIQAFPALIDLPQEKEAAIVSCGSRHTAAVTRCGELYTWGWGKYGQLGHGDSRTLDQPKRVEFFPQNNLCVKDVTCGHWNTYIMCVPGDQ
- the RCCD1 gene encoding RCC1 domain-containing protein 1 isoform X1 translates to MLWFGFGFSGFGQLGAGAEITRNLPQPVQSRAADTEERRVRRAVPSWSYTALVTDEGSLLLSGCIAGSPQQFVRFPALGCRDVLPSEKYLIVLMKDGAECWDVAGLDCEGALPQPMWKKQLAEGHHAGFPLVAEGYVLPQPPFFRELPPTLQAQKMALGTEHAVMLTYAGALLTWGSGRHGQLGHGDVEDAAEPRIVEALHGVAMREVAAGGWHSGAVSESGDLYCWGWNESGQLGLPSKSVQQEGEVTCDVRPALTSDRRTSCTSDFSMFAGVSAEARSTGCDDGDSDYIAIQAFPALIDLPQEKEAAIVSCGSRHTAAVTRCGELYTWGWGKYGQLGHGDSRTLDQPKRVEFFPQNNLCVKDVTCGHWNTYIMCVPGDQ